In one window of Mesorhizobium sp. B2-1-1 DNA:
- a CDS encoding VOC family protein — MTERPERYRNAIVPHIYVDGASDGIAFYERAFGAMELFRIAHPGGKIMHAEILICGAVIMIGDPDERLYGEPRTLGRCTAGLHIFTDDNATLLRRAVKAGAEEIQPPTNMFYGASSATVRDPFGHVWVLLSWRGDLDPAEMERRGNALLA; from the coding sequence ATGACTGAACGACCGGAGAGATATCGAAATGCGATTGTCCCTCATATCTACGTCGACGGGGCGTCGGATGGGATCGCGTTCTACGAGCGGGCATTCGGAGCGATGGAATTGTTCCGAATTGCCCACCCAGGCGGCAAAATCATGCACGCCGAGATTTTGATCTGCGGAGCCGTGATCATGATCGGGGATCCGGACGAGAGACTATACGGCGAGCCGCGGACACTTGGTCGCTGCACAGCTGGCCTTCACATCTTCACTGATGATAACGCGACCTTGCTGCGGCGCGCGGTCAAGGCTGGCGCGGAAGAGATCCAGCCACCCACGAATATGTTCTATGGCGCCAGTTCCGCCACCGTGCGCGATCCCTTCGGCCACGTCTGGGTGCTCCTGTCGTGGAGGGGGGACCTCGATCCGGCAGAGATGGAACGGCGCGGGAATGCGCTCCTGGCCTAA
- a CDS encoding ABC transporter ATP-binding protein has protein sequence MSLLEVRALNSYYGDSHILFDVSLRVEKNEVVALLGRNGAGKSTTLKSLMGVVTPRAGSVELDGVELVGRKAHSIAREGMQLVHENRRIFGSLSVEENIILAGLTADDRWPLERIYTMFPRLKERRTSRGTDLSGGEQQMLAIARALVRNPKILLLDEPFEGLAPVIVHDLVRACRELAQAGQTIVLVEQNIAATLALASRVYIINNGHIAHEGPAAELKTQPGLLQHHLGV, from the coding sequence ATGAGCCTGCTCGAAGTCAGGGCGTTGAACAGCTATTATGGCGACAGTCACATTCTGTTCGACGTCTCATTGAGGGTCGAGAAAAACGAGGTCGTGGCGCTGCTCGGGCGCAACGGCGCGGGCAAGTCGACGACGCTGAAGAGCCTGATGGGCGTGGTGACGCCACGAGCCGGCTCGGTTGAGCTCGACGGGGTTGAGCTGGTTGGCAGGAAGGCGCACAGCATCGCTCGGGAAGGCATGCAGCTCGTGCACGAGAATCGGCGCATCTTCGGCAGCCTGAGCGTCGAGGAAAACATCATTCTGGCCGGATTGACCGCCGACGACCGCTGGCCGCTGGAACGTATCTACACGATGTTCCCACGGCTGAAGGAACGGCGCACCAGCCGGGGCACGGATCTCTCGGGTGGCGAACAGCAGATGTTGGCCATAGCCCGTGCATTGGTGCGCAACCCGAAGATCCTTCTGCTTGATGAACCCTTCGAAGGACTTGCTCCAGTCATTGTGCACGATCTGGTGCGCGCCTGCCGCGAACTGGCCCAGGCAGGGCAGACAATCGTGCTGGTGGAACAGAACATCGCCGCGACGCTGGCGCTCGCGAGCCGCGTTTATATCATCAATAACGGCCATATCGCCCACGAGGGCCCGGCCGCCGAGCTCAAGACACAGCCGGGGCTGCTGCAGCATCATCTCGGCGTCTAG